One part of the Spiribacter salinus M19-40 genome encodes these proteins:
- the folP gene encoding dihydropteroate synthase, whose amino-acid sequence MTTTLDCGGRTLDLSRPCVMGILNVTPDSFSDGGVFVGADQALAHARQMEADGAAIIDVGGESTRPGSRGVSVDEELSRVIPVLEALHGEVSVPLSVDTSKPAVMRAAVDAGAGLINDVMALRRDGALAAARDLSVPVCLMHMQGTPETMQDKPCYQHVVKEVVTFLLERVEAAEAAGIERCNLMLDPGFGFGKTDPHNAELLKGLPKLVGHGLPVLAGLSRKSLVGRVLGRAMEERLAGSVALATMATMHGARIIRAHDVRETVDAVRLVNYVMAAQGA is encoded by the coding sequence GCGGGGGGCGGACGCTGGATCTCAGCCGCCCCTGTGTCATGGGTATCCTCAACGTCACCCCCGATTCCTTCTCGGACGGGGGTGTTTTTGTGGGCGCTGACCAGGCGCTCGCCCATGCCCGGCAGATGGAAGCGGATGGCGCGGCCATTATTGACGTGGGCGGCGAATCCACACGGCCCGGGTCGCGGGGTGTGTCCGTTGACGAGGAGCTCTCCCGTGTCATCCCGGTGCTCGAAGCACTGCATGGTGAGGTCTCGGTGCCGCTGTCTGTGGATACGTCCAAACCGGCCGTTATGCGGGCAGCCGTGGATGCCGGGGCGGGGCTGATTAACGATGTCATGGCACTGCGCCGGGACGGCGCCCTGGCCGCAGCTCGCGACCTGAGTGTCCCGGTCTGCCTCATGCACATGCAGGGCACGCCGGAGACCATGCAGGACAAGCCGTGTTACCAGCACGTGGTCAAGGAAGTGGTGACCTTTCTGTTAGAGCGGGTGGAGGCGGCAGAAGCTGCCGGCATCGAACGGTGTAACCTGATGCTTGATCCAGGGTTCGGGTTTGGCAAGACCGATCCTCACAACGCTGAGCTACTCAAGGGTCTGCCTAAACTGGTGGGTCATGGATTGCCGGTGCTCGCTGGGCTATCCAGGAAGTCCCTGGTGGGCCGCGTGCTGGGCCGCGCCATGGAAGAGCGCCTCGCTGGCAGTGTTGCCTTGGCGACAATGGCAACGATGCATGGGGCGCGTATTATTCGGGCGCATGATGTCCGAGAGACGGTGGATGCCGTTCGCCTGGTCAATTATGTAATGGCAGCGCAAGGGGCTTAG